CACTCTCAGCTATAGCTCCAGACTCCATTCCAAAACCCTTAACGAAGGTACGTCCAATATCCAACTGACCATGTCTACCTACAACAGCAATGGGTAATAAATCCTCACTTAAAGAAGGTTGTACATAATCATTCACTACAACCATTTCAGCTTCAAGTGCGTTAGTCAGGTTTTGATCCAGTATTAAACCAACACAACGAACATTAGCCTTATCCCCTTGTGCTGCCACCATTAAATCTTGAGTTCTAATATGACTACGTTTAACTGACATTTTAACGTATTCAGGATAAGTATATGAAGGCAGATCAAGCAAAAGCTTGCCGTCTTTAGCTATAAGTTTACCTTTCAAGTAGACTTCACTAATATCCATTTCATTAAGTTCACCGGAAATAACAGCAAGATCAGCCAGTTTGCCAGGAGCAAGAATTCCTATTTCCGTTAAACCAAGCCAAGTTGCAGGGTTAATTGTGGCCATCTGAATAGCTTCTACAGGATCGACACCTTGTTGTATAGTGCGCCGAATAATATCGTTCATATGACCCGTTTTTGCTATATCCTCAGCTAACATATCATCAGTAGCCAAGATTGCCCTCCTGGAATCCAAATGTTCTTCAGTAATTGCCCTGATACATTCTGGCATATTACGCTGGGTAGAACCTTCCCTCATTAGCATGTATACACCGAAACGTAATTTCTCAATCGCTTCAGCTTTAGTGGTAGTTTCATGACAGGAAATATCTGTACCACCACAAATAATATGAGCCGAAAGTTCATTTCCAAAAAGTTCTGGGGCATTGCCATCTACCCCTTTACCCATGCCCCTTGCATAAACTGTTGAAACAATAGTATCCCCGACCACAGGGTAATTGTGTTCATAGACAAACTTAATAGCACTTACTCCCTGAGTTTCGCCTATACCGGATACAGTAGGGTACTCCAGCATTTCCGAAATATCTTGAGACGTTACATTGTAACCTGCCGTCTCTAAGCCTGGTGAATCAGGGGTTAATGCAGGAACCCGGCAGTAAACATGATGCGGCATTTTAGCTGCCTCTACTGCCATAGCCTTAATACCTATAGGACCAAGAACATTGCCGATTTCATGGGGATCGGCAATTAAACATGTAGTCCCTGTTGGCAAGGATAATCTTGAAAATTCCGTTATGGTAAGCATGGCACTTTCAAAATGCATGTGGGCATCGATAAATCCCGGAGTTACATATTTTCCAGCTAAATCAACCACCTCTGTTTTTTCGCCAATCAAACCACTACAGTCTCCCACCATTAAAATATATTTACCTTCGATAGCAACATCAGCATCATAGATTTCGCGAGTGAGAACATTAACAACTTTACAGTTTTTTAAAACCCGTTCGGCAAATTTAGTCTGATCCAACAAAACATCTACGCACCTTTGACGTTCAGCAACTAATTTCAAATCCTTTGCACCTAACATAAGCTCACTCCCCTTCATATTTACAATATACAGTATGCCTACTATACTTTTTAAGCAAAATATGCGGCAAGTTAGTAGGCTATGCCATTACAAACAATAGCGTTTTTAAAGGAACAATCTTCCTACTTGGAGCTCAAGACTAATAAAAAATAACCAAAAATAATACCTTACTTATTGCATAATTTTTTTGGTTTTGTACTTTTTTAGTTTGTTTTAACCTTTTCCTGAATTACCCTAATCAGCTTTGACTGCAAAGCTAGTCAATTTCTCCTTGTCGATAGGCTTTCCAGCATGTCCAACTAAATGCAATCTGCCATTTTTTTCCTACCTGTCGACAATTTTAGTTAGTTAAATAGTTGGATATATGGTTCAAGGAGTTCTGCACCACCATTACAACTTCCTTTAGACCACTAACCCAATTTTTAATTGCCGCGTTTGTGTCTATAGAATAAAGGTCATGATTTTCCTAACGGGTTGTGTTTATACCCTTAGAAACATAACTAATAATTTGACCCAGTTTTAAACACAACTGTAAGTTGAACCGTTCATCTATATTACCCATGTTTAGATCTTTACAAATATCAAAACTACAATGGTTGAATCATGTTGTAATGCCATGTCATGATCATCCAACTTTCTGGAGTTTCCAAAAATGGCTTGATATCCACTATAGGAAACTTATCATTTCTTAATAAATAATATTATTTTTAATATAATTTTTGTAGCCAGGAAGCTGCTATCCATCTATGATAGGTACATAAAAACCTACCATTTTTAACAAATGCTAGGTCGGTTAAGAGACAAATACAGCACCGAAAATAGCTTTCAGTACTGTAATATATTGTTACCTTAGTTCTTTAATCAGTTTATCGTATTTTTGTGTTTTCGCAAACTCTTCTTCCCAGAAATTCATACTTCTCATGGAGTCAATATATTCTTTTGAGTAACCAAATGGCAACCAATCTTTTTCTTTTTGCTTAAATAGTTGTTCTTTATTATCTGATCTG
This window of the Desulfitibacter sp. BRH_c19 genome carries:
- a CDS encoding adenosine deaminase — encoded protein: MLGAKDLKLVAERQRCVDVLLDQTKFAERVLKNCKVVNVLTREIYDADVAIEGKYILMVGDCSGLIGEKTEVVDLAGKYVTPGFIDAHMHFESAMLTITEFSRLSLPTGTTCLIADPHEIGNVLGPIGIKAMAVEAAKMPHHVYCRVPALTPDSPGLETAGYNVTSQDISEMLEYPTVSGIGETQGVSAIKFVYEHNYPVVGDTIVSTVYARGMGKGVDGNAPELFGNELSAHIICGGTDISCHETTTKAEAIEKLRFGVYMLMREGSTQRNMPECIRAITEEHLDSRRAILATDDMLAEDIAKTGHMNDIIRRTIQQGVDPVEAIQMATINPATWLGLTEIGILAPGKLADLAVISGELNEMDISEVYLKGKLIAKDGKLLLDLPSYTYPEYVKMSVKRSHIRTQDLMVAAQGDKANVRCVGLILDQNLTNALEAEMVVVNDYVQPSLSEDLLPIAVVGRHGQLDIGRTFVKGFGMESGAIAESVSHDTHNIIVMGTNYEDMAMAVNHVIDIQGGVAVVKDTRILGDLPLRIGGLMTDELVADELTEQMITLHRIAAEELKCKAHAPFMHLAFLSLTTSPKWKITDKGLVDANNYCVLSTIK